From a single Arthrobacter sp. SLBN-112 genomic region:
- a CDS encoding aldo/keto reductase produces the protein MTLAPLIELNDGNRIPQLGLGTWPLDDEQVAAAVVHAVEAGYRHIDTAVKYGNERGVGNGIRASGVDRSELFITTKLDGEFQGDDRAVAGLEGSLNRLGLDYVDLLLIHWPLPGRDQYISTWRTFERLQAEGKVRSIGVSNFKPAHLERLMAETNVVPAVNQIQLSPAITRSAERQFHERHGIVTESYSPLGGSGAGLLSAPLLAQLAEKHGKTPGQLVLRWHIQNGLVTIPKTASPGRMAENLDVFDFALDPQDLAELWVLDEGPGAGNDSDKTGH, from the coding sequence ATGACACTTGCACCGCTCATCGAACTCAATGACGGCAACAGGATTCCCCAGCTGGGGCTTGGCACCTGGCCGCTGGATGACGAACAGGTGGCTGCCGCCGTCGTTCATGCCGTGGAAGCCGGGTACCGGCACATCGATACCGCCGTGAAGTACGGCAACGAACGCGGGGTAGGCAACGGCATCCGCGCCAGCGGCGTGGACCGGAGCGAGCTCTTCATCACCACCAAGCTGGACGGTGAGTTCCAGGGCGACGACCGTGCAGTGGCGGGCCTGGAGGGCTCACTGAACCGGCTGGGCCTGGATTATGTGGACCTGCTCCTGATCCACTGGCCGCTCCCGGGACGGGACCAGTACATCTCTACCTGGCGGACGTTTGAACGGCTGCAGGCGGAGGGAAAAGTCCGGTCCATCGGGGTGTCCAACTTCAAGCCGGCGCACCTGGAGCGTCTGATGGCGGAGACCAACGTGGTCCCCGCGGTGAACCAAATCCAGCTCAGCCCTGCAATTACCCGGTCCGCCGAGCGGCAATTCCACGAACGGCACGGGATTGTCACCGAGTCCTACAGCCCGCTGGGCGGGTCCGGCGCAGGTTTATTAAGCGCGCCCCTCCTTGCCCAATTGGCGGAAAAGCACGGAAAAACCCCCGGCCAACTGGTCCTGCGGTGGCACATACAAAACGGATTGGTAACGATTCCCAAGACGGCTTCGCCCGGCCGGATGGCGGAGAACCTGGACGTGTTCGATTTCGCCCTGGACCCGCAGGATCTAGCGGAATTATGGGTGCTGGACGAGGGTCCCGGCGCGGGCAACGATTCAGACAAAACAGGGCACTGA
- a CDS encoding HNH endonuclease signature motif containing protein, which yields MEAIGEDLGQADDAGSWLPRLANLQAVPAGQPSVQSQEVLSSAVAVARDRLSQLGAQLAAAALAAPDLLASASYVEAADFADGVEELVRTAEYLQILSAGAVDRTRTQAINDTATTRASRSRGWVTGWDANGVETLNTGPAAVSETDATWPGLPSQPGAVAAPGQPVASPADDGCRNTAEFLRLRLRIPIREARRRLTLARHVLPGATLTGEPLPPTRPHLAAALTPGPRSDANPQAPVVSSHAATLITATLDRLQHHTTEETLDRIEHHLTHAATAAHPDFLTRLAQRWTDTIDADGTEPTEEALRHTQGAFIRKPRHGLHHVEIFATTDQYEHLLTVMNTATNPRTTTPDTSTGTGNTTGADTGARDSPTANNGTDHTAQIDLDQRTRAQKQLDGIITAAKTALATTTLPTTGGNRPQIIATIHYQDLFPGPLPTSSGRTESTTGAQVETRAGTPAGTGTFAFTGPVAAPTLRKIACDADIIPALLGTHGEILDLGRKTRLFTPAQRTALTARDQGCAFPNCTIPAPWCEAHHITYWSHGGPTTTNNGVLLCSHHHHLIHKEQWTITTTHGTPTFIPPPHIDPTQTPQQNHYFKPPPPPDGIG from the coding sequence ATGGAGGCCATTGGGGAAGATCTTGGGCAGGCGGACGACGCCGGCAGTTGGCTGCCGCGCCTGGCCAACCTTCAGGCAGTCCCGGCCGGGCAGCCTTCAGTGCAGTCCCAGGAAGTCTTATCTTCGGCAGTTGCTGTCGCACGGGATCGGCTCAGTCAGCTGGGTGCGCAGCTTGCGGCCGCTGCCCTGGCCGCCCCGGACCTGCTGGCGTCCGCCTCTTATGTCGAGGCCGCCGACTTCGCCGACGGGGTCGAGGAACTGGTCCGCACCGCGGAATACCTGCAGATCCTCTCGGCCGGCGCTGTAGACCGGACCCGCACCCAGGCCATCAACGACACCGCCACGACCCGCGCCAGCCGGTCCCGGGGCTGGGTCACCGGGTGGGACGCCAACGGAGTCGAAACCCTGAACACCGGGCCGGCAGCTGTCAGTGAAACAGACGCCACCTGGCCCGGCCTGCCCTCCCAGCCCGGGGCAGTCGCTGCACCCGGCCAACCGGTGGCGTCCCCGGCCGACGACGGGTGCCGGAACACCGCAGAGTTCCTCCGCCTCCGCCTGCGGATCCCCATCCGTGAAGCCCGCCGCCGCCTCACCCTCGCCCGGCACGTCCTCCCCGGCGCCACCCTCACCGGCGAACCACTCCCACCAACCCGGCCACACCTCGCCGCCGCCCTCACCCCGGGCCCGCGATCGGACGCCAACCCCCAGGCACCGGTGGTGTCCTCCCACGCCGCGACCCTCATCACCGCTACCCTGGACCGGCTCCAGCACCACACCACGGAAGAAACCCTGGACCGGATCGAGCACCACCTCACCCACGCCGCCACCGCCGCCCACCCCGACTTCCTCACCCGCCTGGCCCAACGCTGGACCGACACCATCGACGCCGACGGCACCGAACCCACCGAAGAGGCCCTCCGCCACACCCAGGGCGCCTTCATCCGCAAACCCCGCCACGGCCTGCACCACGTCGAAATCTTTGCCACCACCGACCAATACGAACACCTCCTCACCGTCATGAACACCGCCACCAACCCCCGCACCACCACCCCCGACACCAGCACCGGCACCGGCAACACCACAGGCGCAGACACCGGTGCCAGGGACAGCCCAACGGCGAACAACGGAACCGACCACACCGCCCAGATAGACCTGGACCAGCGCACCCGGGCCCAAAAACAACTCGACGGCATCATCACCGCCGCCAAAACCGCCCTCGCCACCACCACCCTGCCCACCACCGGCGGCAACCGCCCCCAAATCATCGCCACCATCCACTACCAGGACCTCTTCCCCGGACCCCTCCCCACCTCGTCCGGAAGAACAGAATCAACAACAGGGGCACAGGTGGAAACCCGGGCAGGAACACCAGCAGGGACCGGGACCTTCGCGTTCACTGGGCCCGTCGCCGCGCCCACCCTGCGCAAAATCGCCTGCGACGCCGACATCATCCCCGCACTCCTGGGAACCCACGGCGAAATCCTCGACCTCGGCCGCAAAACCCGCCTCTTCACCCCCGCCCAACGAACCGCCCTCACCGCCCGCGACCAAGGCTGCGCCTTCCCCAACTGCACCATCCCCGCACCCTGGTGCGAAGCCCACCACATCACCTACTGGTCACACGGCGGACCCACCACCACCAACAACGGCGTCCTGCTCTGCAGCCACCACCACCACCTCATCCACAAAGAACAATGGACAATCACCACCACCCACGGCACACCCACGTTCATACCCCCACCCCACATCGACCCCACCCAAACACCACAACAAAACCACTACTTCAAACCACCGCCACCACCCGACGGAATCGGATGA
- a CDS encoding lactonase family protein, translated as MTMGTASDILWIGTYTPDGGGRAKGIGAVREHQDGSLEWLGTAVEAQSPSFLAVHPTLPVVYAAAEQRKKVQAYRRRGDAALELNGAPQPAGEATCHVAVDPRGRFATAACWGDGQVLLYELNDDGGLAGRFPAAPSVDPHASLAPGSPRQSRAHASLMLSDGRVMTTDLGHDTLRIWNYEPGRGLVADHEVILPYGSGPRHMVEHPTGNVFIVSEYSVEVFVVRPEAGTYELVFRGPATAGGSQDGDSAAEICLGPQRNFAYAGVRGSNIVSVLEVAGGGTELIPVKDFGSGGDWPRHHLVRGNWLHVAHERSDNIATFELDPVTGLPGPKLHDLGTPSPTALVSAG; from the coding sequence ATGACCATGGGAACAGCCAGCGACATTCTTTGGATCGGCACCTACACCCCCGACGGCGGCGGCCGCGCCAAAGGCATCGGGGCTGTCCGGGAGCACCAGGACGGAAGCCTTGAATGGCTGGGCACCGCAGTCGAGGCACAGTCGCCGTCGTTCCTGGCCGTCCACCCGACGCTGCCGGTGGTGTACGCGGCAGCCGAGCAGCGTAAAAAGGTCCAGGCCTACCGCCGTCGGGGCGATGCGGCGCTGGAACTAAACGGGGCACCGCAGCCGGCAGGCGAGGCCACGTGCCACGTGGCCGTGGACCCGCGCGGCCGGTTTGCCACCGCTGCCTGTTGGGGCGACGGGCAGGTCCTGCTCTACGAGCTGAATGACGACGGCGGCCTGGCCGGGCGGTTCCCCGCCGCACCGTCGGTTGACCCCCACGCAAGCCTTGCTCCCGGCAGCCCCCGGCAAAGCCGTGCCCATGCCAGCCTGATGCTGAGCGACGGGCGGGTCATGACCACGGACCTGGGCCATGACACCCTCCGGATTTGGAACTATGAGCCTGGCAGGGGGCTGGTGGCCGACCACGAGGTGATCCTTCCTTACGGCAGCGGTCCCCGGCATATGGTGGAGCACCCTACGGGCAATGTCTTCATCGTGTCGGAGTACTCCGTGGAGGTCTTCGTGGTCCGGCCCGAGGCCGGCACCTATGAGCTGGTCTTTCGCGGACCCGCTACCGCCGGCGGGAGCCAGGACGGCGATTCCGCTGCCGAAATCTGCCTTGGCCCGCAGCGAAACTTCGCGTACGCCGGCGTCCGCGGATCCAACATCGTCAGCGTGCTGGAAGTAGCAGGAGGCGGCACCGAACTGATCCCCGTCAAGGACTTCGGCAGCGGTGGGGACTGGCCGCGGCACCACCTGGTCCGGGGAAACTGGCTGCACGTGGCGCACGAAAGGTCGGACAACATCGCCACATTTGAGCTGGATCCCGTCACCGGACTCCCCGGCCCGAAGCTTCATGATCTGGGGACCCCATCGCCCACTGCCCTGGTGTCCGCCGGCTGA
- a CDS encoding putative protein N(5)-glutamine methyltransferase — translation MPCPESRAVRSPSPAPGSSPSRGFDGVVSALRSAGCVFAEEEARLLLAEASTPDDLHRNVQRRAAGVPLELILGWAEFAGRRILVEPGVFVPRRRTELLVNEALALLPQWPLPAPAVVVDLCCGSGAVGAAVIHQAPWVELHAADIEPAAVRCARRNVGLIGGQVHAGDLFDALPAGLRGQVRVLVVNAPYVPTEAIRTMPPEARLYEPVASLDGGADGLDVQRRVAAGSPGWLAPGGHLLIETSQRQAAGTSGILAAAGFDTRTVRSEEVDGTVVVGRLATGDPRA, via the coding sequence GTGCCATGTCCTGAATCACGGGCTGTTCGCAGTCCTTCACCGGCTCCCGGTTCTTCCCCATCACGGGGCTTCGACGGCGTTGTCTCTGCCTTAAGGTCCGCGGGCTGCGTCTTCGCCGAGGAAGAGGCCCGCCTGCTGCTCGCCGAAGCCTCAACTCCCGATGACCTTCACCGGAACGTCCAGCGCCGTGCGGCAGGCGTCCCCCTGGAACTCATCCTGGGCTGGGCGGAATTCGCCGGCCGCCGGATTTTGGTGGAACCCGGTGTGTTCGTCCCCCGACGCCGTACCGAGCTGCTGGTCAATGAGGCCCTGGCGCTGCTGCCGCAGTGGCCCCTGCCGGCGCCCGCCGTTGTCGTTGACCTCTGTTGTGGGTCCGGAGCCGTGGGAGCGGCCGTCATTCATCAGGCACCGTGGGTGGAACTGCATGCCGCGGACATTGAACCTGCGGCTGTTCGATGTGCCCGTCGAAACGTTGGACTGATCGGCGGCCAGGTGCATGCAGGGGACCTGTTCGATGCCCTGCCGGCAGGGCTGCGCGGCCAGGTCAGGGTGCTGGTGGTCAACGCACCGTACGTGCCCACGGAAGCTATCCGCACCATGCCGCCCGAGGCGCGCCTGTACGAACCTGTTGCCTCCCTCGACGGCGGTGCTGATGGCCTCGACGTCCAGCGCCGTGTTGCTGCCGGAAGCCCCGGATGGCTGGCTCCCGGCGGTCATCTGCTCATCGAAACCAGCCAGCGGCAGGCTGCCGGCACTTCAGGGATCCTCGCCGCCGCCGGGTTCGACACACGGACGGTCCGTTCAGAGGAAGTGGACGGCACCGTGGTGGTCGGGCGCCTGGCGACAGGGGACCCACGCGCATAG
- a CDS encoding alpha-amylase family glycosyl hydrolase yields MAARSAAGLLAAAVAVSAAVLPAHAAVGLKDPKNPGTQGQGSSSALHSLRGPVTDENFYFVMADRFSNGSTANDQGGLGPDPMVSGFDPAKKGFYNGGDLTGLRNKIDYIQGLGTTSIWLTPSFKNKAVQPEDKSAGYHGYWVTDFTQIDPHLGTNDELKALIQDAHARGMKVYFDIITNHTADVIGYQEGARKGYVSKDAVPYKTASGETFDDRDYAGTGTFPELDANTSFPYKPLLAPGEENLKVPAWLNDPTLYHNRGDTTFTGEDSMYGDFFGLDDLFTENPTVVHGMEDIYESWIGDFGVDGFRIDTMKHVNNEFWQEFGPNVLSYAKEHGKDEFFMFGEVFDTTKSFTSQFTTRNKMQAVLDFPFQDAARNFASKSQDAKALQAFFAGDDWYTDADSNVYELPTFLGNHDMGRIGSFIAQDNPAASDAEKVARDDLAHELMYFSRGNPVVYYGDEQGFTGPGGDQDARQTLFASKVPEYLDDDLLGTDATHATDNFNPGHPLYAKIGELAALTKEHPALRNGAHQHRYASDGPGIYAFSRTDARDQREYVVALNNSGQPQTAEVPTYIAKRSYTRIYGEGADEAKTSDDATLTVTVPPLSAVVYESSGRIPHSKEAPAVALQQPAAAPADNGRINVTADVGGASFYEVTFEAKTAGGQWQPIGTDDTAPYQVFHDVAALDAGTPLEYRATVLDNGGHAATSQSRSASVPTPVLTLQKPAEGSSVEGKVELSATADPEKASHVVSFERSVGGGGWTAVGTDSSSPVYSATDDVSALDDGTKIQYRATMAGPGFNVASDTRTVTVGQAPQPDSVTVAGSLNQAMGCSADWDPACSQARMTLDPADRIWRLTVDLPAGKYEYKAALNGGWDENYGADGQLNGQNIVLDHPGGRVTFRYDNSTHLLSAVYASQQPAAVAAAGSMDSELGCASDWEPACSQAQLVLDPADLLWKLSVPDLPAGSYEFKAALNKSWDVSYGAGGATPGANIVFEHDGGPVTFRYDHFTHVITAG; encoded by the coding sequence ATGGCGGCCAGGTCCGCAGCCGGCCTCCTGGCAGCCGCCGTGGCGGTTTCGGCGGCAGTCCTCCCGGCCCATGCCGCCGTGGGCCTTAAGGATCCAAAGAATCCCGGCACCCAAGGCCAGGGCTCCTCCTCCGCACTCCATTCGCTTCGCGGTCCCGTCACGGACGAAAACTTCTACTTCGTCATGGCAGACCGCTTCAGCAACGGCAGCACCGCCAACGACCAGGGCGGGCTGGGGCCGGACCCTATGGTCTCCGGCTTCGACCCCGCAAAGAAGGGCTTCTACAACGGCGGGGACCTGACCGGGCTGCGGAACAAGATCGACTACATCCAGGGCCTGGGCACCACGTCCATCTGGTTGACCCCCAGCTTCAAGAACAAGGCCGTCCAGCCGGAGGACAAGTCAGCCGGCTACCACGGCTACTGGGTCACGGACTTCACGCAGATCGATCCGCACCTGGGCACCAACGACGAGCTCAAAGCCCTGATCCAGGATGCCCACGCCCGCGGCATGAAGGTGTACTTCGACATCATCACCAACCATACGGCGGACGTGATCGGCTACCAGGAGGGCGCCCGCAAAGGCTACGTCTCCAAGGACGCCGTCCCCTACAAGACGGCCTCGGGCGAAACCTTCGATGACCGTGACTACGCCGGCACCGGAACCTTCCCCGAGCTGGACGCGAACACATCATTCCCCTACAAGCCACTCCTGGCCCCCGGTGAAGAAAACCTCAAGGTCCCTGCCTGGCTGAATGACCCCACGCTGTACCACAACCGCGGCGACACCACCTTCACCGGTGAAGACTCCATGTACGGCGACTTCTTTGGCCTCGATGACCTCTTCACCGAAAACCCCACCGTGGTGCACGGCATGGAGGACATCTATGAGTCCTGGATCGGCGACTTTGGCGTGGACGGTTTCCGGATCGACACCATGAAGCACGTGAACAACGAGTTCTGGCAGGAATTCGGCCCCAACGTCCTCAGCTACGCCAAGGAACACGGCAAGGACGAGTTCTTCATGTTCGGCGAAGTCTTTGACACCACCAAGAGCTTCACGTCGCAGTTCACCACCCGCAACAAAATGCAGGCCGTGCTGGATTTCCCCTTCCAGGACGCTGCCCGCAACTTTGCTTCCAAGAGCCAGGACGCCAAGGCGCTGCAGGCCTTTTTCGCGGGCGACGACTGGTACACGGACGCCGATTCCAACGTCTACGAGCTGCCCACCTTCCTGGGCAACCACGACATGGGCCGCATCGGCAGCTTCATCGCCCAGGACAACCCCGCCGCAAGCGATGCGGAAAAGGTGGCCCGCGATGACCTGGCCCACGAGCTGATGTACTTCTCCCGCGGCAACCCGGTGGTCTACTACGGTGACGAACAGGGCTTCACCGGCCCCGGCGGCGACCAGGACGCACGCCAGACGCTCTTTGCCAGCAAGGTGCCGGAGTACCTGGACGACGACCTGCTGGGCACGGACGCCACCCACGCCACCGACAACTTCAACCCGGGCCACCCCCTCTACGCCAAGATCGGCGAACTGGCCGCCCTCACCAAGGAGCACCCGGCACTGCGGAACGGGGCGCACCAGCACCGATACGCCTCCGACGGACCCGGCATCTATGCCTTCTCCCGCACGGATGCCCGGGACCAGCGCGAATACGTGGTGGCCCTGAACAACAGCGGCCAGCCCCAGACGGCGGAGGTCCCCACCTACATCGCCAAGCGCAGCTACACGCGCATTTACGGCGAGGGCGCCGACGAGGCCAAAACCTCGGACGATGCCACACTGACCGTCACCGTCCCGCCGCTCTCCGCCGTCGTCTACGAATCCTCGGGCCGGATCCCGCACTCCAAGGAGGCTCCCGCCGTCGCCCTCCAGCAGCCGGCCGCAGCGCCGGCTGACAACGGACGCATCAACGTAACGGCCGACGTCGGCGGTGCTTCGTTCTACGAGGTCACCTTTGAGGCGAAGACGGCCGGCGGCCAGTGGCAGCCCATTGGCACGGACGACACCGCGCCGTACCAGGTGTTCCACGACGTGGCGGCGCTGGACGCCGGCACGCCGCTGGAGTACCGCGCCACCGTCCTGGACAATGGCGGGCATGCCGCCACCAGCCAAAGCCGTTCAGCGAGCGTTCCCACGCCCGTTCTGACCCTGCAAAAGCCCGCCGAGGGCAGCAGCGTGGAAGGCAAGGTTGAGCTGAGCGCCACCGCTGATCCGGAGAAGGCGAGCCATGTGGTGTCCTTCGAACGCAGTGTTGGCGGCGGGGGCTGGACCGCGGTGGGCACAGACTCGTCGTCGCCCGTCTACTCCGCAACCGACGACGTCTCGGCCCTGGACGATGGCACCAAAATCCAGTACCGCGCAACGATGGCCGGCCCGGGTTTCAACGTCGCCAGCGACACCAGGACCGTCACGGTTGGCCAGGCCCCGCAGCCCGACTCCGTCACGGTGGCCGGCTCCCTGAACCAGGCAATGGGCTGCAGCGCAGACTGGGATCCTGCCTGCAGCCAGGCACGGATGACCCTAGATCCGGCTGACCGCATCTGGCGGCTGACCGTGGACCTCCCGGCCGGCAAGTACGAATACAAGGCGGCACTCAACGGCGGCTGGGACGAAAACTACGGCGCCGACGGCCAGCTGAACGGGCAGAACATCGTGCTGGACCACCCCGGCGGCAGGGTGACCTTCCGCTACGACAACAGCACGCACCTGCTGAGCGCCGTCTATGCCTCACAGCAGCCGGCCGCCGTGGCGGCTGCCGGGAGCATGGACAGCGAGCTGGGCTGCGCCTCGGACTGGGAGCCGGCCTGCAGCCAGGCGCAGCTGGTGCTGGACCCGGCCGACCTCCTGTGGAAGCTCTCTGTTCCGGACCTGCCGGCGGGAAGCTACGAGTTCAAGGCGGCCCTCAATAAATCGTGGGACGTCAGTTACGGGGCCGGTGGGGCAACGCCGGGGGC
- a CDS encoding YtxH domain-containing protein: protein MKNKLLLGVGVAVGYVLGSRSGRAAYDKLKARAAGIWDSKPVQDKVSVATETIKEKAPEVADQLTEAARRAGTVIGSAMHRDGSSGGGQASGTAGTSSGTPATGTSGSPSTGTSVAGDANSAAEDHIPAHSTHPETTNLGTSDGTGTKA from the coding sequence GTGAAAAACAAGCTTCTTTTAGGTGTCGGCGTTGCCGTCGGCTATGTCCTCGGCTCGCGTTCAGGCCGTGCGGCCTATGACAAGCTGAAGGCCCGCGCAGCCGGCATCTGGGACAGCAAGCCTGTCCAGGACAAGGTATCCGTGGCTACGGAGACCATCAAGGAAAAGGCCCCCGAGGTGGCGGACCAGTTGACCGAAGCCGCACGCCGCGCAGGCACGGTCATTGGCTCGGCGATGCACCGGGACGGCAGTTCCGGCGGAGGCCAGGCATCAGGGACAGCGGGTACTTCCAGTGGCACGCCTGCCACCGGTACCTCCGGCTCTCCTTCAACCGGCACTTCGGTGGCGGGCGACGCCAACAGTGCGGCCGAGGACCACATCCCCGCACACAGCACCCACCCGGAGACCACCAACCTTGGCACCTCCGATGGGACCGGCACCAAAGCCTGA
- a CDS encoding GlsB/YeaQ/YmgE family stress response membrane protein, with protein MGFIAFLILGLIAGAIAKAILPGRQGGGWVITLILGVVGAFLGGWLGGLIFGSGLQEFFSIQTWLLAIVGSLIVLAIYGMVTKRSARG; from the coding sequence ATGGGATTTATTGCATTTCTGATTCTCGGACTTATTGCTGGTGCGATCGCTAAGGCGATCCTCCCGGGCAGGCAGGGTGGCGGCTGGGTCATCACTCTGATCCTGGGCGTCGTTGGCGCTTTCCTCGGCGGCTGGCTGGGCGGGTTGATCTTCGGCAGTGGACTGCAGGAGTTCTTCTCCATCCAGACGTGGCTGCTGGCGATCGTCGGCTCGCTGATTGTCCTTGCCATCTACGGCATGGTCACCAAGCGTAGCGCCCGCGGATAA